One part of the Tenacibaculum sp. 190130A14a genome encodes these proteins:
- the fsa gene encoding fructose-6-phosphate aldolase yields the protein MKFFIDTANLDQIREAQALGILDGVTTNPSLMAKEGITGEENIKNHYKAICEIVDGDVSAEVISTDFEGMVKEGEALAALHPQIVVKLPMIADGVKACKYFSDKGIKTNVTLVFSAGQALLAAKAGATYVSPFIGRLDDISTDGLNLIEEIRMIYDNYMFDTEILAASVRHTMHIIDCAKLGADVMTGPLSAISGLLKHPLTDIGLEKFLADYKKGN from the coding sequence ATGAAATTTTTTATTGATACTGCAAACTTAGATCAGATTAGAGAAGCGCAAGCTTTAGGTATTTTAGATGGAGTTACTACAAACCCATCATTAATGGCTAAAGAAGGAATTACTGGAGAAGAAAATATTAAGAATCACTACAAAGCTATTTGTGAGATTGTTGATGGTGATGTTTCTGCAGAGGTAATTTCTACTGATTTTGAAGGAATGGTAAAAGAAGGAGAAGCATTAGCTGCTTTACACCCACAAATTGTGGTAAAATTGCCAATGATTGCTGATGGAGTAAAAGCTTGTAAGTATTTTTCTGATAAAGGAATTAAAACAAATGTTACATTAGTGTTTTCTGCAGGGCAAGCTTTATTAGCTGCAAAAGCAGGAGCAACATATGTATCTCCATTTATTGGTCGTTTAGATGATATTTCTACAGATGGATTAAACTTAATTGAAGAAATCCGTATGATTTATGATAACTATATGTTTGATACAGAAATCTTAGCAGCTTCTGTGCGTCACACAATGCATATTATTGATTGTGCTAAGCTTGGTGCTGATGTAATGACTGGACCTTTAAGTGCAATTTCTGGATTATTAAAACACCCATTAACAGATATCGGTTTAGAAAAATTCTTAGCAGATTACAAAAAAGGAAACTAA
- the menD gene encoding 2-succinyl-5-enolpyruvyl-6-hydroxy-3-cyclohexene-1-carboxylic-acid synthase: protein MYPKKELAQLVISACHQFEIDTVVISPGSRNAPLTIGFSNHSGIETLSVVDERCAAFFAMGIAQQKRKPVAIVCSSGSALLNYYPAIAEAFYSQIPLIVISADRPKHLIDVGDGQTIRQENVFKNHILYSANLVEGETDQNKILITEALQTSKENMGPVHINVPFDEPLYETVEELNEFDFSKNVLKETKQSVKFEKLASIWNTSAKKMILVGSNYPDIELQEVLEAYVQDISVLVLTETTSNLYHAKFVNSIDKLIFPLSDEEFKALQPDVLVTLGGLVISKKIKQFLRKYQPKHHWHIDQLRAFNTYFTLDEFIQEEPVKVLEEFSNYTKKVESTYQSKWLLKKEERALKHQEYLLGCEYSDLKVFESVLNTIPNNSQVQISNSSTIRYSQLFDVNPTLRIFCNRGTSGIDGSTSTAVGAAFSDEQQTIFITGDLSFFYDSNALWNTNIPNNFRIIILNNAGGGIFRFIPGPLTTNATEYFETPHNLTAVHLAKMYNFEYVAVKDHITLEKELGDFYKESEQPKIMEVFTPKEINDVVLKNYFKNL, encoded by the coding sequence ATGTACCCAAAAAAAGAATTAGCACAATTAGTAATTTCGGCTTGTCATCAATTTGAAATTGATACGGTAGTAATATCTCCAGGTTCGAGAAATGCTCCCTTAACGATTGGTTTTTCAAATCATTCAGGAATTGAAACGTTGAGTGTAGTTGATGAGCGTTGTGCTGCGTTTTTTGCTATGGGTATAGCCCAACAAAAAAGAAAACCAGTAGCCATTGTATGTTCTTCTGGATCTGCTTTGTTGAACTATTATCCGGCCATTGCTGAAGCTTTTTACAGTCAAATTCCATTGATTGTTATCTCAGCAGACAGACCTAAACATTTAATAGATGTTGGAGATGGTCAAACCATTCGTCAAGAAAATGTATTTAAAAATCATATTCTCTACTCGGCGAACTTAGTAGAAGGAGAAACAGATCAAAATAAAATTTTAATAACAGAGGCATTACAGACTTCAAAAGAAAATATGGGCCCTGTTCATATCAATGTTCCTTTTGATGAACCTCTATATGAAACAGTAGAAGAATTAAATGAATTCGATTTTTCTAAGAATGTTTTGAAAGAAACAAAGCAGTCTGTAAAATTTGAAAAGTTAGCTTCTATATGGAATACTTCTGCTAAAAAAATGATTTTAGTAGGAAGTAACTATCCTGATATTGAATTACAAGAAGTGTTAGAAGCTTATGTACAAGATATATCTGTTTTAGTTTTAACCGAAACCACTTCTAACCTTTATCACGCTAAGTTTGTTAATTCAATTGATAAATTAATTTTTCCATTATCAGATGAAGAGTTTAAAGCACTTCAACCTGATGTTTTAGTAACATTGGGTGGATTAGTGATTTCAAAAAAAATAAAACAATTTTTAAGAAAATATCAGCCTAAACATCATTGGCACATTGACCAATTAAGAGCCTTTAATACTTACTTTACGTTAGATGAATTTATTCAGGAAGAACCAGTGAAAGTTCTAGAAGAGTTCTCAAACTACACTAAAAAAGTAGAGAGTACGTATCAATCTAAGTGGTTATTAAAGAAAGAAGAAAGAGCTCTAAAACATCAGGAGTATCTGTTAGGTTGTGAGTATTCAGATTTAAAAGTTTTTGAGTCTGTATTGAATACGATACCAAATAATAGTCAGGTACAAATAAGTAATAGTTCTACTATTCGTTATTCGCAATTATTTGATGTGAATCCAACCTTAAGAATATTCTGTAATAGAGGAACAAGTGGGATTGATGGAAGTACGAGCACCGCAGTTGGTGCCGCTTTTTCAGATGAGCAACAAACTATTTTTATAACAGGAGATTTAAGTTTCTTTTACGATAGTAATGCATTGTGGAACACTAATATTCCAAATAATTTCAGAATAATTATTTTAAACAATGCTGGAGGTGGAATTTTTAGATTTATTCCAGGGCCTTTAACTACAAATGCTACAGAGTATTTTGAAACTCCACATAATCTAACAGCAGTACATTTGGCTAAAATGTATAATTTTGAATATGTTGCTGTAAAAGATCATATAACATTAGAGAAAGAGTTGGGTGATTTTTATAAAGAATCTGAACAACCAAAAATAATGGAGGTATTTACTCCAAAAGAAATTAATGATGTAGTTTTAAAGAACTATTTTAAAAACTTATAA
- a CDS encoding DNA-binding protein, with amino-acid sequence MELKEGDKVDLVIGVQTTLGYSVLINEETEGLLYNNEVFKDIEEGMRTVGYVKKLREDGKIDVALRPQGFKNVIDEDVEKVLAKLKEKGYLLLTDKSSPESIKFHLQMSKKAFKRAIGKLYKERKITLSEDGIELK; translated from the coding sequence ATGGAATTAAAGGAAGGTGATAAAGTTGATTTAGTAATTGGAGTTCAAACTACTTTAGGGTACTCTGTGTTGATCAATGAAGAAACGGAAGGCTTATTATATAATAATGAGGTTTTTAAAGATATTGAAGAAGGAATGAGAACGGTAGGTTATGTGAAGAAACTTCGTGAAGATGGTAAGATTGATGTAGCTTTACGTCCTCAAGGATTTAAAAACGTGATTGATGAAGATGTAGAAAAGGTATTGGCAAAGTTAAAAGAGAAAGGCTATTTGTTATTAACCGATAAAAGCTCACCAGAATCAATTAAGTTTCATTTACAAATGAGTAAAAAAGCTTTTAAGAGAGCAATTGGTAAACTGTATAAAGAAAGAAAAATTACGTTAAGTGAAGACGGAATAGAACTGAAATAA
- a CDS encoding alpha/beta hydrolase-fold protein — translation MKHLFFLVAFSFSALVFSQEVITKEYNSVELKAKRNLKIYLPKGYETDAELSYPVAIILGDDYLFDLYVGNAKLFADVDKAPRQIVIGINMEKTYHRDVSIVPKNDDLTATAKQFHRFIKKEIIPFAEATYRTSPFLTIAGEGKSINLINYFLKEENPIFNSYICASPYYSELAGVTLESYSLSRLGNVDNNFFIYNSNNKNYIKKEQYDRFKQISTYLSSFDASNLNIKFDEFPNAPSLLSMMSETIPRAFTNMFSIYAKITKEEYETKIKDLEPLEAIKYLEKKYLDIEYLYGNNLNVRLDDIFTIEGIVTDKQDGDYLRVLGDFVMIKYPDMHLGDYYVGKYYELGKDYERADFYYKAAFGKMDPSDPNANAFYENIKRVNDLLTKQKAEQKAQEEEFNEEEDKQEEEEEQEDN, via the coding sequence ATGAAACATTTATTTTTTTTAGTAGCATTTAGTTTTTCAGCACTTGTATTTTCTCAAGAAGTGATTACAAAAGAGTACAATTCTGTTGAACTAAAAGCCAAACGTAATTTAAAAATTTACCTCCCTAAAGGTTATGAAACGGATGCGGAATTGAGTTATCCTGTTGCAATTATATTAGGTGATGATTATTTATTTGATTTGTATGTTGGAAATGCGAAGTTGTTTGCTGATGTAGACAAAGCTCCTAGACAAATTGTTATAGGTATTAACATGGAAAAAACGTATCATAGAGACGTTTCCATCGTTCCTAAAAATGATGATTTAACAGCTACAGCAAAACAATTTCATCGTTTTATAAAAAAAGAAATCATTCCTTTTGCGGAAGCAACTTATAGAACTTCACCATTTTTAACGATTGCAGGAGAAGGTAAATCTATTAACTTGATTAATTATTTTCTAAAGGAAGAGAACCCTATTTTTAATTCGTATATATGTGCTTCTCCATATTATTCAGAGTTGGCCGGTGTTACTTTAGAGTCTTACTCCTTATCTCGTTTAGGAAATGTGGACAACAATTTCTTTATTTATAATAGTAACAATAAGAATTATATTAAAAAGGAACAATACGATCGTTTTAAACAAATAAGTACTTATTTATCTTCTTTCGATGCAAGTAACTTAAATATTAAATTCGATGAATTTCCAAATGCTCCTAGTTTACTTTCTATGATGAGTGAAACAATTCCTAGAGCGTTTACGAATATGTTTTCTATTTATGCTAAAATCACAAAAGAAGAATACGAAACTAAGATTAAAGATTTAGAACCTTTAGAAGCTATTAAATATCTAGAGAAAAAATACTTAGATATTGAATATCTATATGGTAACAACTTAAATGTTCGTTTAGATGACATCTTTACCATTGAAGGAATTGTTACTGATAAACAAGATGGGGATTACTTACGTGTTTTAGGTGACTTTGTTATGATCAAATATCCTGACATGCATTTAGGTGATTATTATGTTGGTAAATATTATGAGCTTGGTAAAGATTACGAAAGAGCAGATTTTTATTACAAAGCTGCTTTTGGTAAAATGGACCCTTCAGATCCTAACGCAAATGCTTTTTATGAAAACATTAAACGTGTAAACGATTTATTAACAAAACAAAAAGCTGAACAAAAAGCTCAAGAAGAAGAGTTTAACGAGGAAGAAGATAAACAAGAAGAAGAGGAAGAACAGGAAGATAATTAA
- a CDS encoding 1,4-dihydroxy-2-naphthoyl-CoA synthase has translation MIKPEWKTAKEYEDITYKKSHNVARIAFNRPNVRNAFRPKTTSELLDAFHDAHEDTNIGVVLLSAEGPSTKDGVWSFCSGGDQNARGHQGYVGEDGYHRLNILEVQRLIRFMPKAVICVVPGWAVGGGHSLHVTCDLTLASKEHAIFKQTDADVTSFDAGYGSAYLAKMVGQKKAREIFFLGRNYSAQEAYEMGMVNAVVPHDELEQTAFDWAQEILAKSPTSIKMLKFAMNLTDDGMVGQQVFAGEVTRLAYMTDEAKEGRDAFLEKRKPNFPKTWIP, from the coding sequence ATGATAAAACCAGAGTGGAAAACTGCAAAAGAATACGAGGATATAACTTATAAGAAGAGTCATAATGTAGCACGAATTGCATTTAACAGGCCTAATGTACGTAATGCGTTCAGACCAAAGACGACATCAGAGTTATTAGACGCTTTTCATGACGCACATGAAGACACTAACATAGGAGTAGTATTATTATCTGCAGAAGGACCTTCAACTAAAGATGGTGTGTGGAGTTTTTGTTCTGGTGGAGACCAAAATGCACGTGGACACCAAGGGTATGTTGGAGAAGATGGTTATCACCGATTAAATATTTTAGAAGTACAACGTTTAATTCGCTTTATGCCAAAAGCAGTTATTTGTGTAGTGCCAGGTTGGGCTGTAGGAGGTGGACATAGTTTACATGTAACATGTGATTTAACCTTAGCGAGCAAAGAACATGCAATATTCAAACAAACTGATGCAGATGTAACTTCTTTTGATGCTGGGTATGGTTCTGCTTATTTAGCAAAAATGGTAGGTCAAAAGAAAGCTCGTGAAATTTTCTTTTTAGGAAGAAATTATTCTGCTCAAGAAGCTTACGAAATGGGAATGGTAAATGCGGTAGTTCCACATGATGAATTAGAGCAAACAGCATTTGACTGGGCACAAGAAATATTAGCAAAGTCGCCAACATCTATTAAAATGTTAAAGTTCGCCATGAACTTAACAGATGATGGAATGGTAGGACAACAAGTGTTTGCTGGAGAAGTTACACGTTTAGCATATATGACTGATGAAGCAAAA